One Pseudomonas sp. FP1742 genomic window carries:
- a CDS encoding ABC transporter permease has product MIELLQEYWKPFLFQDGNHITGLAMTLWLLSASILFGFVMSIPLSIARVSSNVWVRWPVQFYTYLFRGTPLYIQLLICYTGIYSLAAVRAQPVLDAFFRDAMNCTILAFALNTCAYTTEIFAGAIRSMNHGEVEAAKAYGLTGWRLYTYVIMPSALRRSLPYYSNEVILMLHSTTVAFTATVPDILKVARDANSATFLTFQSFGLAALIYLAVTFSLVGLFRLAERRWLSFLGPAH; this is encoded by the coding sequence ATGATCGAGCTACTGCAGGAATACTGGAAACCTTTCCTGTTCCAGGACGGCAATCACATCACCGGGCTGGCCATGACCCTTTGGCTGCTCAGTGCCTCGATCCTCTTCGGCTTCGTGATGTCGATCCCGTTGTCGATTGCCCGGGTCTCGAGCAATGTCTGGGTGCGCTGGCCGGTGCAGTTCTACACCTACCTGTTTCGCGGTACGCCGCTGTATATCCAGCTGCTGATTTGCTACACCGGCATTTACAGCCTGGCCGCGGTGCGGGCTCAGCCAGTACTGGATGCGTTCTTTCGCGATGCGATGAACTGCACCATCCTCGCCTTCGCCCTGAACACCTGTGCCTACACCACGGAGATCTTCGCCGGGGCGATTCGCAGCATGAACCACGGTGAAGTCGAAGCGGCCAAAGCCTACGGGCTGACCGGCTGGAGGCTGTACACCTACGTGATCATGCCCTCCGCCCTGCGTCGCTCGCTGCCTTACTACAGCAACGAAGTGATTCTGATGCTGCACTCGACCACCGTGGCCTTCACCGCGACCGTCCCGGACATCCTGAAAGTCGCGCGGGACGCCAACTCGGCCACCTTCCTGACCTTCCAATCGTTCGGCCTCGCCGCGTTGATCTACCTGGCAGTCACGTTCTCCCTGGTCGGCCTGTTCCGCCTGGCTGAACGCCGTTGGTTGTCTTTTCTCGGCCCGGCTCACTAA